A segment of the Triticum urartu cultivar G1812 chromosome 1, Tu2.1, whole genome shotgun sequence genome:
NNNNNNNNNNNNNNNNNNNNNNNNNNNNNNNNNNNNNNNNNNNNNNNNNNNNNNNNNNNNNNNNNNNNNNNNNNNNNNNNNNNNNNNNNNNNNNNNNNNNNNNNNNNNNNNNNNNNNNNNNNNNNNNNNNNNNNNNNNNNNNNNNNNNNNNNNNNNNNNNNNNNNNNNNNNNNNNNNNNNNNNNNNNNNNNNNNNNNNNNNNNNNNNNNNNNNNNNNNNNNNNNNNNNNNNNNNNNNNNNNNNNNNNNNNNNNNNNNNNNNNNNNNNNNNNNNNNNNNNNNNNNNNNNNNNNNNNNNNNNNNNNNNNNNNNNNNNNNNNNNNNNNNNNNNNNNNNNNNNNNNNNNNNNNNNNNNNNNNNNNNNNNNNNNNNNNNNNNNNNNNNNNNNNNNNNNNNNNNNNNNNNNNNNNNNNNNNNNNNNNNNNNNNNNNNNNNNNNNNNNNNNNNNNNNNNNNNNNNNNNNNNNNNNNNNNNNNNNNNNNNNNNNNNNNNNNNNNNNNNNNNNNNNNNNNNNNNNNNNNNNNNNNNNNNNNNNNNNNNNNNNNNNNNNNNNNNNNNNNNNNNNNNNNNNNNNNNNNNNNNNNNNNNNNNNNNNNNNNNNNNNNNNNNNNNNNNNNNNNNNNNNNNNNNNNNNNNNNNNNNNNNNNNNNNNNNNNNNNNNNNNNNNNNNNNNNNNNNNNNNNNNNNNNNNNNNNNNNNNNNNNNNNNNNNNNNNNNNNNNNNNNNNNNNNNNNNNNNNNNNNNNNNNNNNNNNNNNNNNNNNNNNNNNNNNNNNNNNNNNNNNNNNNNNNNNNNNNNNNNNNNNNNNNNNNNNNNNNNNNNNNNNNNNNNNNNNNNNNNNNNNNNNNNNNNNNNNNNNNNNNNNNNNNNNNNNNNNNNNNNNNNNNNNNNNNNNNNNNNNNNNNNNNNNNNNNNNNNNNNNNNNNNNNNNNNNNNNNNNNNNNNNNNNNNNNNNNNNNNNNNNNNNNNNNNNNNNNNNNNNNNNNNNNNNNNNNNNNNNNNNNNNNNNNNNNNNNNNNNNNNNNNNNNNNNNNNNNNNNNNNNNNNNNNNNNNNNNNNNNNNNNNNNNNNNNNNNNNNNNNNNNNNNNNNNNNNNNNNNNNNNNNNNNNNNNNNNNNNNNNNNNNNNNNNNNNNNNNNNNNNNNNNNNNNNNNNNNNNNNNNNNNNNNNNNNNNNNNNNNNNNNNNNNNNNNNNNNNNNNNNNNNNNNNNNNNNNNNNNNNNNNNNNNNNNNNNNNNNNNNNNNNNNNNNNNNNNNNNNNNNNNNNNNNNNNNNNNNNNNNTGAAGAAACATGCTGCGACCTACGCCTCGCTCATCATGGAGGAGCTGGACCCTGATGCCCGCGGCTACATTGAGGTGCCAAGAAATGAAAACTTATCTTCTTCTGATGCAGCACCAGCATGCTTACATATATGCTCATCTTCTGTCCTGATGCAGATTTGGCAGCTGGAGAAGCTACTCCGTAAGATGGTGATGGAAGAGGGGTCACAGGATCAGATGGACCAGGCGTCAACCAGCCTCGCCAAGACAATGGTTCCGTCCAGTCACCGGAGCCCAATGCAGAAACAGATTCACGAGACCGTCGACTTCATCCACGAGAACTGGAAGAGGATATGGTTCCTGGCGCTGTGGGGGGTCGCCAACATTGCCCTCTTCATATTCAAGTTCATACAGTACAGGAATCGGGCCGTCTTCGAGGTGATGGGGTACTGTGTCTGCATCGCCAAGGGTGCCGCTGAGACGACCAAGCTGAACATGGCCCTCATACTCCTCCCGGTGTGCCGAAACACGCTAACAGCACTCCGGTCGACTGCACTCAGCGCCGTCATACCATTTGACGACAACATAAACTTCCACAAGGTACATAGCCCTTGTGCCATTTCCATTCCAGGACAATACAAGGAACATCTTACCGGCATCTGCATCATGCAATGCACAGTACGCCCCCCTTTAACGATCGCAATGTATCCAGGTTATCGCGGTTGGAATTGCAATTGGAGCGGGTATGCATACGGTTGTTCACCTGACCTGCGACTTCCCAAGGCTGGTCTCCTGCCCAAGTGACAAGTTCCAGGAGAAGCTGGGGCCCTTCTTCAACTATGTTCAACCAACATGGGGAACTCTGTTCGCGAGCACTCCAGGGTGGACTGGTATCCTCCTGGTCCTCATAATGTCATTCTCCTTTACACTGGCGACAACCTCCTTCAGGAGGAGCGTCGTGAAGCTGCCATCGCCACTGCACCACCTGGCTGGCTTCAATTCCTTCTGGTATGCCCACCACCTGCTGGTGTTTGCATACATCCTTCTGGTGATGCACTCCTACTACTTATTCCTCACCAAGCCGTGGTACAAGAAAACGGTATTGCTCTTGCTCTCAATTATGTTTGGCAAGAGTAGTTATGAATGTGCATAAATTGAAATTGTAACTTTGGATGTGCTTCTACAGGGATGGATGTACATAGCAGTTCCTGTTATCTTCTATGCCAGCGAGAGAGCCACCAGAAGAGTTCGTGAGAAGAATTATGGAGTGACTGTCATCAAGGTAAGCTATAGATTCTACAAGTATACAACATACAAGTTTCCTCAGTATACATTTTAAAGTGCAAGTATCACAAGAGAACTGGTAATATTATGCATGGTTCTATGTGTCATGCAGGCAGCAATTTACCCAGGAAATGTTCTCTCTCTTTACATGAAGAAGCCATCAAGTTTCAAATACAAAAGTGGGATGTACCTCTTTGTAAAATGCCCAGACGTCTCGCCTTTTGAATGGTACCATCCCATCATCCATATTTTCCAAGTTATGAGTTTTCCAAGGCTTTGGCTTCAAAATTTTCTTCAATGTTTGCAGGCATCCCTTCTCCATCACCTCTGCACCTGGGGACGACTACTTGAGTGTACATATCCGCACATTAGGTGACTGGACAACAGAACTAAGGAACCTATTTGGGAAGGTCAGTAGAAAAAGTGAGGAGGGAGCATAGAAGAAGTACAACTTGTGAGGAGCTTACACTCTATATATTTTACTTAACTGATGAAAAAGTATAATAATTCATGCAGGCCTGTGAAGAAGAAGTAAATTCCAAGAAGGCTACACTATCAAGACTTGAGACCACAGTCATAGCAGAAGGCGCGGACGAGAATACTAGGTGATTATACCTTAAGCTTTCTTAAGGAATTGCTTGAGGATATGTATATAGGCGATATTGCACTAACTTTAGTGACTTGGCTTTCTTTATTTAGATTTCCCAAGATCTTTGTTGATGGCCCTTTCGGTGCACCAGCTCAAAATTACAAGAAATACGACATCCTTTTCCTTATTGGCCTTGGAATTGGTGCAACTCCTTTCATCAGCATACTGAAGGATCTCCTGCACAACATAAAGTCTAATAATGTAACTCAGTCACTAAAAGTTATTTCTCATACATGAGTGCAGATGCACAAAAGCCTAAAATGAATTTGATTCAACAGGAGCAGCAAAGCATGAATGACGAGGAGGCAGGCAGCAGCTTCAAGAGCAACGGGCCAAGCCGAGCTTACTTCTATTGGGTTACCAGGGAACAAGGCTCCTTTGAATGGTTCAAAGGTGTCATGAATGAAGTTGCTGAATGTGATAGCGATGTACTGCTCAACCGAAACTGTTTCAGTAAACAGCAACGTCCCACATAGTTCAGTTTTGTAAAAGAAAAATAACTTAATCTCTTGCTGTACAGAATGCAATAGAGATGCACAACTACCTAACCAGTGTGTACGAGGAAGGAGATGCGAGGTCAGCTCTGATTGCCATGGTTCAATCGCTCCAACACGCAAAAAATGGTGTGGATATCGTCTCCGGCAGCAAGGTTTTTTTCTCCCTCccttctccctccctttgttaaCTGCAATAAGATTCAGATACACCATGGTTGCTTCCTTTCCTGACCGCTGTTTCACAGATCCGGACACATTTTGCAAGGCCAAACTGGAGAAAGGTGTACTCTGATTTGGCAAATACCCACAAGAATGCTCGTATAGGCGAGTCacatttgtttttatttttttgtgtGCACCTGATCAAAATTTAAGTGTCGAATCCTACTTAACATTACAAAGATATATATACTAAGATGGTGCTGCATAAATCTTCTGCAGGTGTTTTCTATTGTGGATCTCCGACGCTTACAAAAACACTCAGGGAACTTGCAATAGAATTCAGCCACACGACAACAACACGGTTCCATTTCCACAAGGAGAACTTCTAACTTGTGAGGTCAGCGCAACAAAAAATTCGGTAGCATCGGGTAGCAGTTCTAGCTCTGCAGGTGCCAGAGGGAGCTGGGGCATATATTAGTGTACAAACTACATGGAGTGAAAAGCATGTGGCGTTAGTTATAGCTGCTGCCACACATAGATAGGGGGAGGAAAGCCATGTATTTATATTTTCATTCGTCAGTGAGATTGCTTCTTAGAATAATTCAGACCTTGAACAGGTGATTGGCTCGGTTCAAAATTGATAGGATCAAGTTTGGATTGGCTGAAAATTAAAGTGAGCCATTTACTCATTTTGTTGTAACAAAGATTACCCTCCGAATCGGATTCGTTAGCTTGATAAAAAGATTGTGTTGTAAACCAAGTAGGAGCATTTCAAGTCAATCTGCCCATTTCTTTTCAATTGTGAACGATGCTCCATTTCTTGGCTGGATATTTGGGAATAATCCCCTTTCCACGGATATAGCTAGCACCTTGCATTGCACGCAAGCACATACTACTACATACAGACGAAGAGGAATCCCTGGTTGCCGTCGGTCAATTCCGGGCGCCCAGAGGCGCGAGCCCTATCGTCGAGCAGCCGCAATGGAGCGGGGAGGGCAGCATCCAGGATGGGTAGTAAGAAGAGAAGAAGTACAGCCCAAGCATCCGTAGGGGGTAGGAAAGGGAGGAGGGTTCGGTGGCTGACCTTTGTTGCGGCAGAGGCACCGGCGGCGGCGTGAAGCGACCGTGATCTGACGAGAAAGCCGGGAAGCGCCGGCCACCGTTAGGGGCTTTTTGCTTCGTATAGCAGGGACACTAGCTGTTTGATAAAATGCCAATGTGGACAGGCCAGTGAACCAGTGATGCAACAACACTCGCGCAAGCAATTTTTGTATGCATTTGCAGTTGTAAGACATAGTTTGAGCCAAATACATGTGAAAATGTGGATTTTTGGGTTTGGGTCCTAGGACGCCTGTTCATAAGGTCTGGATCCGTAGTTTGAGCCAACTAGTTCCGGAACAAATTCGATATACTACTAGGCACCTAGGCGGAGGTAGACTGAAAGCTATACGAATCAGACGCCAAACCAAAAGGGTAAACAGGCAGGAAAGAAAAGGATGTTGAATTATTTTCTCTTGGTCACCGAAACAACATTTTTACATTCCTACCAATTATATGTTTAGCTAGATTTTGATTGATGAGGATTACCCCGGTGCATAAAACCACATGAGAATCTTGATTTCAATCGACACTTTGGTCTTTCAAATGTGTTATCTGCAAAATATGGAGTATGTGTTTATGAGATCCACGTACATGAATTTGACTATGAAAACATCATTAATAGTGAACCTTCAGTGAAATACTCACTTTGTACCATAATA
Coding sequences within it:
- the LOC125532939 gene encoding putative respiratory burst oxidase homolog protein H — its product is MVAANPNVVAKTRALYEATHAHAIPRDVEAAWAAHAIMNENSASCVSYQWHEESKHAATYASLIMEELDPDARGYIEIWQLEKLLRKMVMEEGSQDQMDQASTSLAKTMVPSSHRSPMQKQIHETVDFIHENWKRIWFLALWGVANIALFIFKFIQYRNRAVFEVMGYCVCIAKGAAETTKLNMALILLPVCRNTLTALRSTALSAVIPFDDNINFHKVIAVGIAIGAGMHTVVHLTCDFPRLVSCPSDKFQEKLGPFFNYVQPTWGTLFASTPGWTGILLVLIMSFSFTLATTSFRRSVVKLPSPLHHLAGFNSFWYAHHLLVFAYILLVMHSYYLFLTKPWYKKTGWMYIAVPVIFYASERATRRVREKNYGVTVIKAAIYPGNVLSLYMKKPSSFKYKSGMYLFVKCPDVSPFEWHPFSITSAPGDDYLSVHIRTLGDWTTELRNLFGKACEEEVNSKKATLSRLETTVIAEGADENTRFPKIFVDGPFGAPAQNYKKYDILFLIGLGIGATPFISILKDLLHNIKSNNEQQSMNDEEAGSSFKSNGPSRAYFYWVTREQGSFEWFKGVMNEVAECDSDNAIEMHNYLTSVYEEGDARSALIAMVQSLQHAKNGVDIVSGSKIRTHFARPNWRKVYSDLANTHKNARIGVFYCGSPTLTKTLRELAIEFSHTTTTRFHFHKENF